Below is a genomic region from Streptomyces sp. NBC_00461.
CGGCGTGCCGCAGGGCGTGACCGGAGGCGGGGATCCAGGTCGGGATCCAGGGGGAGGAGATTCTCTCGTTCATGAAATAGCCCTCACCCCGGCCACCATCCACATCCGCGACTCCAAGCACCCCGCCGCAGACGTTCTCCACCTGACCCCCGCCACCTGGTCGGCGTTCCTGAAGTCCCTCTAGAACATCCCGTTGCCGTTCGCGGAGCTCTCCGGTACGTCCTGCAGCACATCCCAGTGCTCCACGATCTTCCCGCCCCGCACCCGGAACAGATCGACCACGGCCTGACCCCGCTCCCCCGGCGCGTTCACGTAGTGACTGTGCACCGCCACCAGATCGCCTTCGGCGATGACCCGCTTCGGCGTGACCGTCAGCTGCGGGAACTGCTTGAAGTACGCGCCGAGCCCTGACCTCGCGCCCTCCACACCGTCCGCGATGTTCGGGTTGTGCTGGTGGTACTCGGACCCCCAGTACCGGTCGAGCGCCGACAGATCCTTCTTCACCAGCAGTTGATCGACCGCAGCCGTCACCAGCTTCTCGTTGTACGCGGTGAGGAAACGCGAACCCGGACACACCGTCTGCGGCCAACTCACCGTCGAGAACATGTCGTTGCCGTTGGCCGACTTCTCCGGCACGGCCTGCCCCGTGTCCCAGTGCTCGGCGATCTTCCCGCCCTGGAAGCGGAAGATGTCGAAGACCGCGGAACCGCGCGTGCCCGGCGTCAGGACGACGTTGGAGTGCACCAGGACGAGGTCACCCTCGGAGATCACCCGCTTGATGTCGTACGTGGCGTCGGGGAACTGCCGGTGTACCGAGACGGCCAGGCCCTTCAGCGTCTCCGCGCCGTCCGCGGCCAGCGGATTGTGCTGGATGTAGTCCGGCCGTACGAAACGGTCCACGACCGCGGTGTCACCGCGCTCGAACACACCCTTGAGGACGTCGGCGGCGACCGCCTTCTGGTAATCGAGGCGGGCGGAGGCGTCGTAGCCGGAACCCGCATGTGCACCGAAACCGGCGTGTGTACCGGAACCGGCGACCGGCGCGGACGCCACGGCAGGCACGGCGGCGGCGCCCAGCAGCACGGCTGAGACGGCAACGGCGACAAGGGTCCTGCGGGCAGACGTGGTGGGGGGCATGTGGCTCTCCGGTGATGGATATTGAAAGTTCAAGCTTACGCTTCCCACAGGAAAGCACTAACCATTGGTTAGCGTCAAGATCTCTCTTGCGTAGAGCGCACTCCAAGCCGTTGGCTAGGGAGTCATGGAGTACACGCAGCTCGGACGCACGGGACTCAAGGTCAGCCGGCTGGTCCTCGGCACGATGAACTTCGGACCGCAGACGAACGAGGCGGACAGCCACGCGATCATGGACGCGGCGCTGGACGCGGGCATTAACTACTTCGACACGGCCAACGTGTACGGCTGGGGCGAGAACAAGGGCCGTACCGAGGAAATCGTCGGCACCTGGTTCGCCAAGAGCGCCGCTCACCGCGACAAGGTCGTCCTCGCCACCAAGGTCTACGGCAACATGGCCGCCGACGGCGCCGCCTGGCCGAACCACGACAAGCTTTCCGCGCTGAACATCCGGCGCGCGGTCGACGCCAGCCTCAAGCGGCTGCAGACCGACTACATCGACGTCTACCAGTTCCACCACATCGACCGCAGCACTCCCTTCGAGGAGATCTGGCAGGCGATCGACGTGCTGGTCCAGCAGGGCAAGATCCTGTACGTCGGGTCCTCCAACTTCCCCGGCTACAAGATCGCCCAGGCCAACGAGATCGCAGCGAAGCGTGCCGGCACCATCGGCCTCGTCAGCGAGCAGTGCCTCTACAACCTCGCCGAGCGCCGCGCCGAGATGGAGGTCATTCCGGCCGCGCAGGAGTACGGGCTCGGGGTCATCCCCTGGTCGCCGCTGCACGGCGGGCTGCTGGGCGGTGTCATCAAGAAGGAGGTCGAGGGCGGGCGCAGGGCGAGCGGCCGGGCCGCCGACACCCTCGCCAACCCCACCGAGCGCGCGCGGATCCAGGCCTACGAGGACCTGCTGGAGAAGCACGGCGTGGAGCCCGGCGAGGCCGCCCTGGCCTGGCTGCTCACCCGGCCCGGCGTGACCGGCCCGATCGTCGGCCCGCGCACCGCCGAGCAGCTGGAGTCGGCCGTGCGCGCGGTCGAGCTGGAGCTCAGCGAGGAACTGCTGTCCGGCCTGGACGAGATCTTCCCGGGCCCGGGGCCCTCTCCGGAGGCCTTCGCCTGGTAGCGCCCGTCAGAGGCAGGGCGCGGGGCGGAGCCGACGTACGGCTCCGCCCCACGGGCGCTGCCGGCCGCACTCGGCGCGCAGCCGGAGAACGGCCGCGGTTCCGTCCGTCGCTACCTGACGGCCGCCGCCACGACG
It encodes:
- a CDS encoding DUF397 domain-containing protein, producing MTGGGDPGRDPGGGDSLVHEIALTPATIHIRDSKHPAADVLHLTPATWSAFLKSL
- a CDS encoding nuclear transport factor 2 family protein codes for the protein MPPTTSARRTLVAVAVSAVLLGAAAVPAVASAPVAGSGTHAGFGAHAGSGYDASARLDYQKAVAADVLKGVFERGDTAVVDRFVRPDYIQHNPLAADGAETLKGLAVSVHRQFPDATYDIKRVISEGDLVLVHSNVVLTPGTRGSAVFDIFRFQGGKIAEHWDTGQAVPEKSANGNDMFSTVSWPQTVCPGSRFLTAYNEKLVTAAVDQLLVKKDLSALDRYWGSEYHQHNPNIADGVEGARSGLGAYFKQFPQLTVTPKRVIAEGDLVAVHSHYVNAPGERGQAVVDLFRVRGGKIVEHWDVLQDVPESSANGNGMF
- a CDS encoding aldo/keto reductase; translated protein: MEYTQLGRTGLKVSRLVLGTMNFGPQTNEADSHAIMDAALDAGINYFDTANVYGWGENKGRTEEIVGTWFAKSAAHRDKVVLATKVYGNMAADGAAWPNHDKLSALNIRRAVDASLKRLQTDYIDVYQFHHIDRSTPFEEIWQAIDVLVQQGKILYVGSSNFPGYKIAQANEIAAKRAGTIGLVSEQCLYNLAERRAEMEVIPAAQEYGLGVIPWSPLHGGLLGGVIKKEVEGGRRASGRAADTLANPTERARIQAYEDLLEKHGVEPGEAALAWLLTRPGVTGPIVGPRTAEQLESAVRAVELELSEELLSGLDEIFPGPGPSPEAFAW